The Desulfobacterales bacterium region CCGATATCAAGACCGTCGATCTTGTCCGGCAACTCGCTCTTGGCGCTCAGCATCAGCACCGGGATGTGCCGGTCCCGCTCGTCCGCCTTGAGCCGTTTGCAGACCTCGAGCCCGTTCAACTTGGGCATCATCACATCAAGGATGACCAGGTCGGGCCGGACCGCCTTGACCTGGTCAAGCGCCTGCTGGCCGTCATAGGCGGCGACCGTTTCATAGCCCTCGGCCCGGAACCGCTTGGTCAACAGCTCCACCGTATCGACAAAATCGTCTACAATCAGGATCTTCTTTTTCATCGCCGGGTCATCATCATCAGGTCATTTCCGATCCGGTTCGCCGAGGAACTGCTCGATCTGGCCGGGCAGCTCCCTGATATTGATGGGCTTGGTGATATAGCCGTCACAGCCGGCGGCCAGCGCCTTTTCCCGGTCGCCCTTCATCGCATGGGCGGTGAGGGCAATCACCGGAATGGCCTTGAGTTCCTCGCTGCTCTTCAGCCGCCGGGTAACCTCATGGCCGTCCATCCTGGGCAGGGAGATGTCCATCAGGATGAGGCCGGGCCGCACCTGCTCCACCAACCGCAGGGCCTCCTCGCCGTCAACCGCCTCCACCACTCCATAGCCGCGCGCCTTGAGTACCTTGGCCACCAGTTCGCGGCTGTCCCGATTATCTTCCACAACCAGCACTGTCTTTTTCGTTTCCATTCGGATGGTCCCACTCTCTCCGGCCCGGACCGGCACCGGTTAAGGTTCAGGTATAGTAACGGCGCAGGATCTCGGTGAGTTCCCTGAGCATATCATCCATGGTCAGGAGTTTGCGGTTGAGAATGGTCTCCACCCGGCCGTCCAGCCGATCCAGTTCCGCTTTGCTGAACTGCCTTTCGGTTATCAGCACCAGGGGGATATGCCGCATCGCCTTGTTACTCTTTAAATAAGCGATCATGTCAGTGCCGTCAACATCGGGCATGATCAGATTCATGACGATCAGGTCGGGCACCGCCTTCTGGATCTCATCCCGGGCCTGGCGGTTGTCACGGGCAACGGTCACCTGGCAGCCGGCCTCCTCAAGGGCCGGCCGGATCGCACCCACCACCTCCGGATCGGTCTCCACCACCAATACCCTCTTGATCCGCGCCGAGCAGGCCACGGTATCCAGTTTGCGCAGGAGCAGATTTTTGTCCACCGGCTTGACGATGTACTCGGCCGCCCCCAGGCTGAAACCGAGCCGCTTCTCGTCGACAATGGAAAGAATGATCACCGGGATATCCTGGGTCTGCGGGTCCTGCTTCAGTTCGAGCAGAACCTGCCAGCCGTTCTTGCCCGGCATCCTGATGTCCAGGGTGATGGCCGCCGGTTGCAGTTCCCGGGCCGTTGCCACTGCCCGGGCGCTGTCCTGGAGCCCGACCACATTGTATTCCCGGCCCAGGTATTTACTTATGATCTCGATCATCTCCGGATTGTCGTCAATGGCCAGGACGGTCATCTTCCGCTCCCCGTCCCCGGCGGCCGGCCCGCTATTCTTTCCGGTCCGCTCCAACCCGCTGCCGCTGCTGTCATACTCCTCCATTATCACCCGTTCAATGATCTCGCAGCCGCGGCAGAACCCGCTTTTTTCCGGAAAGGAAGCCACCTTGG contains the following coding sequences:
- a CDS encoding response regulator — translated: METKKTVLVVEDNRDSRELVAKVLKARGYGVVEAVDGEEALRLVEQVRPGLILMDISLPRMDGHEVTRRLKSSEELKAIPVIALTAHAMKGDREKALAAGCDGYITKPINIRELPGQIEQFLGEPDRK